The genomic region TGTGCAGGATGTTTGCGCCGTGGCGGGAGACGAAGTCCGCGATACCTGCCACCAGCCCCTTGCGGTCGGGGCAGGTGACGAGCAGGACAGCAGTCGTTTTCTTTGCAGATTTCTCGGCCATGAACGCGGAGAGCCGCTAATCAAGATCGGGGAGAGAGCACGATCCCGGCCCGCGCGGGTCGCCGCAACTGCCGCAAGGGCCGGCAGCAACGCCAGAGGACGATCCACTCTTTGCGGATACAGCGAAAACAGAAAGCTGCGGTTCGAGCTTGCGGCTTTGGCATTTGGGACACTCAGCCTTCTCGGATCCATAAACCAGAGCTTCGAACTGCTGGTTGCATTGCTTGCAGATGTACTCAAAAATGGGCATCAGTGTGACTCCAGCTATATTGTAGGGAATCGAGTGGTGTTTCCGTCCAAAAAAATTGTAGTGTTGACGCCGGATACGAATGCCGTGGAAGGCTTCCAACCAGCGGACTTCTGCCCCCGGCGAGGACTGGGAGGGGGTCATCGCCAAACCCTGGCCAACCCGTTTTTTCCGCGATTTCTCAGACTTCCTGGCCACGAGGAGCAGCTGTTTGAGGTGGAGGATGGCGCGCGGGTGTTATGCCACTGCCACTGGCAACGCGACCGGCAGTCCGCGTTGACGATTTTGATTGTGCACGGGCTTGAGGGCTCCAGCGAATCAAGCTATGTGCGCGGAACAACCCACAAGGCGTTTAGCGCGGGGATGAATGTGGTGCGCATGAACGTGCGCAATTGCGGTGGAACCGAACACCTTGCGCCGAGCTTGTATCACTCGGGACTGTCTGCCGATATTGATGCGGTCACACGCGCGCTGATCAGCGAGCACAAGCTTCGGCGCCTGGCGTTGATCGGATTTTCCATGGGCGGCAATCAGGTGCTGAAGTTGGCAGGGGAGTGGGGAACCGAAGGCCCAAGTGAACTCCGCGCGGTGGTGGCAGTTTCGCCGGCGATTGATCTGGGGCCCTCGGCGGACGCCCTGCACCTGCCGGCCAACCGGGTTTATGAGTGGCATTTTCTGTGGTTGCTGAAGCGGCGGCTGCGGCGCAAGGCGCGGCTGTTCGCTGATGCCTACGATCTGGATTGCCTCCGCGGTGTGCGGACGTTGCGGCAGTTCGATAACCAGGTGACGGCGCGATATTGCAATTTTGCCGATGCCGACGATTATTACCGCCGCGCTTCTGCGTTTCCGGTGCTGGACCGCATCGCGGCGCCGACGTTGGTGATCCACGCCAAAGACGACCCGTTTATCCGTATTTTGCCGGAGACGCGGGCCAAGCTGCTGGCGAATCCGAAAATTCATCTGATCGAGACGAAACATGGCGGGCACTGCGGATTCCTAGCTGCGGCGGATGGCTACGATGGCCGCTGGGCGGAGCGCACTGCGGTCGAATTTCTCACGCGGTTCTGACCGGGCGGCGACCTTTCGTTTACGATAGCTGCGTGCAGGCTGACTTCTCGGTGGAGCTGGGCGCAGAGGACCCGACTCTGGCAGTCCCCTGGGTCTCGCCCGATGGTACGCAGCGTTACTACGACCTGAAGCACCACCCCGAGCAATTGGAGAAAGTCACCGAGGCGCAGCAGAGCGTGCCTCTGCATGAGTTTCTAATTTCCATCAACTCCGCCCCCAGTATTTTCGCGACTGCCAAGTGCGATACCTGGGCGACCCAGCAGATGGACGCCGAAGACGAA from Terriglobales bacterium harbors:
- a CDS encoding alpha/beta fold hydrolase, giving the protein MFPSKKIVVLTPDTNAVEGFQPADFCPRRGLGGGHRQTLANPFFPRFLRLPGHEEQLFEVEDGARVLCHCHWQRDRQSALTILIVHGLEGSSESSYVRGTTHKAFSAGMNVVRMNVRNCGGTEHLAPSLYHSGLSADIDAVTRALISEHKLRRLALIGFSMGGNQVLKLAGEWGTEGPSELRAVVAVSPAIDLGPSADALHLPANRVYEWHFLWLLKRRLRRKARLFADAYDLDCLRGVRTLRQFDNQVTARYCNFADADDYYRRASAFPVLDRIAAPTLVIHAKDDPFIRILPETRAKLLANPKIHLIETKHGGHCGFLAAADGYDGRWAERTAVEFLTRF